The Pseudoxanthomonas suwonensis sequence GGGTGCCTTCCGCACCGCGCCGGTCGAACGCGGCAACATCCGGGTGTCGATCTCCTCGACCGGCACGCTCAGCGCGACCTCCACCGTCATCGTCGGCAGCCAGATCTCCGGCCAGGTGACCGAGGTGCTGGCCGACTTCAACGACCGGGTGAGCAAGGACCAGGTGCTGGCGCGGATCGACCCGAAGACCTACGAGGCCCAGATCGAGCAGGGCAACGCCCAGGTCGCCAGCGCGCGTGCCAGCCTCGAGCAGGCGCTGGCGACCCAGCGCAACGCCGAGCTGGATTACCGGCGCAAGTCCGAGCTGGTGCAACGCCAGCTGGTCGCGCGCAGCGACGTCGACCTGGCGCGGGCCGCGCTCGACCAGGCCAACGCCCAGGTCGCCTCCGCCCGCGCCCAGATCGGGCAGCAGACCGCCTCCACCCAGGCCACCCGGGTCAACCTCGAGCGCACCGTGATCCGCTCGCCGGTCGACGGCGTGGTCCTGACCCGCAGCATCGAGCCGGGCCAGACCGTGGCCGCCAGCCTGCAGGCGCCGGAACTGTTCACCATCGCCGAGGACCTGGCGCAGATGAAGATCGAGCTGGCGGTGGACGAGGCAGACATCGGCCAGGTCCAGCCCGGGCAGGGCGTGGCCTTCACCGTCGACGCCTTCCCCGATCGCCAGTTCCGCGGCCAGGTGCAGCAGGTGCGGCTGGCGGCGACCACCAGCAACAACGTGGTGACCTATCCGGTGGTGGTGGCGGTGGACAACAGCGACGGCACCCTGCTGCCGGGCCTGACCGTCAACGCCGAGATCGAGGTCAGCCGCCGCGACGACGTGCTGAAGGTGTCCAACGCGGCGCTGCGCTTCAAGCCGGCCGACCAGGCCGCGGCGGGCCCGGCGGCGATGGCCGGCGGCATGCGCGGTGGCGCGGGCATGCTCGACGACCTCGCCGGGTTCGTGGCCACCCTGGAACTCACGCCGGCCCAGCGGGCGGCGTTCGACAGCGACGCCGCCACCGCGCGTGCGCGCCAGGAGGAGATGCGCAAGGCGATGGAAGCGGCGATCCAGAACGCGCAGCGGTCTGGCGCGACGGGCGCGTCCGGTGGCGGCATGCCGCCCGGCATGGTCGTCATGCGCGGCGGGCCGGCGCAGGGCGCGGCCAGCGGCCAGATGCGCCAGCGCACCCTCGAGCGCTTCCAGCAGAACTTCGCCGGCTTCCTCGGCACGCTCGACGAATCGCAGCGGCAGGCGTTCGAGCGCGAGATCGCGGCCCTGGCCGGCGCGCGCCGGGTGATGGTCCACCGGCTGGAAAACGGCAAGGCGGTGCCGGTGCAGGTGCGGGTCGGCGTCAGCGACGGCAGCAGCACCGAGATTTCCGGCGGGGTGAAGGAAGGCGACCTGCTGGTCACCGGCGAGCGGGCGGCCACGCGATGATCCCCGGCGCCGAAGCCGTCACCCCGGTCATCCACACCATCGGCCTGGGCAAGGTCTATTCGCCCGGAAGCGAGGCCGAGGTGGTGGCGCTGAGGAACGTCGACCTGAGCGTGGCCGCCGGCGAGTTCATCGCGATCATGGGCCCGTCCGGTTCGGGCAAGTCGACCCTGATGAACCTGATCGGCTGCCTGGACACGCCCAGCGCCGGCCGCTACCTGTGCGACGGCGTGGACGTGTCGACGTTGGACGCCGAGGAACTGGCGGCGCTGCGCCGCGACAAGATCGGCTTCGTGTTCCAGGGCTTCCACCTGCTGCCGCGGATGAGCGCGCTGGACAACGTGGCCATGCCGCTGGGCTATGCCCGGGTGCCGCCGGCCGAGCGGCGCGAGCGGGCGCGCGCGGCGCTGGAGGCGGTGGGCCTGGGCGCACGCGTGGACCATCGGCCGAACGAACTGTCCGGCGGCCAGCAGCAGCGGGTGGCGATCGCGCGCGCGCTGATCAACCATCCGTCGATCCTGCTGGCCGACGAGCCCACCGGCGCGCTGGACAGCCGCACCGGCGAGGAGATCCTGGCCCTGTTCAAGCGCCTGCGCGACGATGGCCACACCGTGGTGCTGATCACCCACGACGCCCATGTCGCCGCCCACGCCGACCGCATCTGCGAGATGAGCGACGGCGAACTGCACGAAGCCGCACGCGGGGAGGTGGCCACATGAGTTTCCTGGACGTCCTGCGCACCGCGATCTTCGCCCTGCGCGGCAACTGGATGCGCAGCGCGCTGACCTCGCTCGGCGTGATCATCGGCATCGCGGCCGTGATCGTCATGGTCTCGGTGGGGCAGGGCACCCAGGCCGAGATCGACCGGCAGCTGGCCGGGCTGGGCGCGCAGAAGCTGGACATCGGCCCGCAGGCGCAGCGCAGCATGGGCGGCGTGCGGATGAGCGCGAGCAGCTTCTTCACCCTGACCGAGGGCGACGCGGCGGCGATCCGCGAGGACATCCCCGAGGTCCAGTACGTATCCGGCTCGCTGCGCGGCAGCAACCAGATCGTCTATGCCGAGACCAACTGGTCGACCAGCTGGCAGGGCATCCAGCCGGATTTCCTGCAGATCAACGGCTGGCAGATCGCCAACGGCGCTGCGTTCGAAGCGCAGCATTTCAACGGCGAGAAGGTCGCGATCATCGGCGAGACGGTGCGCCGCGAACTGTTCGGCAGCGGCACCGGGATCGGCGAGACCGTGCGCATCGGCCGCACCAACTTCACCGTGGTCGGCACCCTGGCGCCGAAGGGCATGAGCGGCTTCGGCCGCGACCAGGACGACGTGGTGATGGTGCCGCTGGACACCGCGCGGCGCCGGCTGATGGGCGCGATGGGCCTGCCCCCGGGCGCGGTGATGGACATCTCGCTGGCGGTGGCCGACGCGCGCGACCTGTCCTACGTGCAGGGCGAAGTCGAGTCGCTGCTGCGCCAGCGCCACCGGATCGAGCCGGGCAACGCCGACGACTTCCAGGTCCGCAACGTCTCCCAGCTGGTGGCCACCCGCACCCAGACCACCCGGCAGATGTCCTGGCTGCTGGGCGCGGTGGCGACGATCTCGCTGATCGTCGGCGGCATCGGCATCATGAACATCATGCTGGTCTCGGTGACCGAGCGGATCCGCGAGATCGGCCTGCGCCTGGCGGTGGGCGCCGGGCCGACGGACGTGCGCCGGCAGTTCCTGGCCGAGGCGATGCTGCTGTCGCTGGGCGGTGGCGTGCTGGGGATCGTGTTCGGCGTCGCCGGCGCGCTGCTGGTCGGCCAGTACAACACCGAGCTGCCGATCCAGCTCAACGGCCGGGTCATCACCCTGGCGGCCGCGTTCTCGGTGGCCACCGGCCTGTTCTTCGGCTACTACCCGGCACGCAAGGCCTCGCAGCTGGATCCGATCGAGGCGTTGCGGCAGTAGCCGGTGGCGGGCTGACATAATGCCCGCCGGTTCCAGCCGGAGCATGCATGCATCCGAGGTCGATCGAGGCGTGGCGTCGCGCCGAAGCGGCCGCGAGGAGCGGCGCGGAGGCCGCCCGCGCCGCCTACGAAGGAGTGCTGGACCAGCCCGAGCTGGTGGTGCCGGCGCGCCTGCGCCTGACCGACCTGGAACTCGAATGCGGTGCGGTACGCGCCGCCACGGCGCAGGCGCTTGCCGGCTTCCGCGTGCCCGAGTCCGACCCGATGCTGCTGCTCGAGCTGGCGCGAAGGCTGTTCGGCCTCGGCGAGGTCGCAGCCGGCCTGCAATGCCTGCGCTCGCCGGCGATCGCCGCCGCGACCGCTCCGGGCGTGCATGCCGACGCGGGCAGGATGCTGTGCGAGCTGTCCTTCTACGACCTGGCCCGGGAGCGGCTGGAGCAGGCCCAGCGCCTGGGGCTGCGCACGCCGCGGCTTGCCTATCTGGGCGGAATGGCGCGGATGTATTGCGGCGCGATCGATGCCGCCGAGGACGCGTTCGAGGCGTGCCTGCACCTGGATCCCGACTTCATGCCCGCGGCGCGCCTGCTGTCCACACTTCGGCGGCAGACCCCGGAACACAACCATGTCGACCGCCTGCGCGCCGCGCAGCGGCGCCTGGGCGATGCGCATGCCTTCGCGCCGCTGGTGCACTACGCGCTGTTCAAGGAGCTGGACGACCTCGGCGACGCCGAGGCCGCCTGGGTGCACCTGGCGCGCGGCATGGCGACGCGCCGGGCGCAGATCGGCCACGGCGAGGACGCCGAGCGGGCACTGTTCGCCGCGCTGCGGCGGTGGCGTGGCGCGGCCGCGGCGGAGGCCGTCGGCGAGGCCGCCGGTCCCGTGCCGATATTCGTGGTCGGCATGCCGCGTTCGGGCACGACCCTGCTCGAACGCCTGCTGGCAGCGCATCCGCAGGTGGCCGACGCCGGCGAGCTGCGCGACTTCGTCTGCCAGCTGCGCTGGTGTTGCGACCGGGCGGGTGGCCCGCACCCGGACGCCGGGTTGATGGCGGCCTCGGAAGGCATCGATCCCGCGCTGCTGGGGCGCCGCTACATGGAGCATGCCGCATGGCGCGCCGATGGCCGCGCCTGTTTCATCGACAAGCTGCCTTCGAATTTCCTGGTCACCGGGCCGATCGCGGCCGCGCTCCCGCAGGCGCGCATCATCCACATGGTCCGCGACCCGATG is a genomic window containing:
- a CDS encoding efflux RND transporter periplasmic adaptor subunit produces the protein MSRSSRPQANRSRSLLFRAGTAIAVLILLGAGIWFWRQHQAAGAEGAFRTAPVERGNIRVSISSTGTLSATSTVIVGSQISGQVTEVLADFNDRVSKDQVLARIDPKTYEAQIEQGNAQVASARASLEQALATQRNAELDYRRKSELVQRQLVARSDVDLARAALDQANAQVASARAQIGQQTASTQATRVNLERTVIRSPVDGVVLTRSIEPGQTVAASLQAPELFTIAEDLAQMKIELAVDEADIGQVQPGQGVAFTVDAFPDRQFRGQVQQVRLAATTSNNVVTYPVVVAVDNSDGTLLPGLTVNAEIEVSRRDDVLKVSNAALRFKPADQAAAGPAAMAGGMRGGAGMLDDLAGFVATLELTPAQRAAFDSDAATARARQEEMRKAMEAAIQNAQRSGATGASGGGMPPGMVVMRGGPAQGAASGQMRQRTLERFQQNFAGFLGTLDESQRQAFEREIAALAGARRVMVHRLENGKAVPVQVRVGVSDGSSTEISGGVKEGDLLVTGERAATR
- a CDS encoding ABC transporter ATP-binding protein, with translation MIPGAEAVTPVIHTIGLGKVYSPGSEAEVVALRNVDLSVAAGEFIAIMGPSGSGKSTLMNLIGCLDTPSAGRYLCDGVDVSTLDAEELAALRRDKIGFVFQGFHLLPRMSALDNVAMPLGYARVPPAERRERARAALEAVGLGARVDHRPNELSGGQQQRVAIARALINHPSILLADEPTGALDSRTGEEILALFKRLRDDGHTVVLITHDAHVAAHADRICEMSDGELHEAARGEVAT
- a CDS encoding ABC transporter permease: MSFLDVLRTAIFALRGNWMRSALTSLGVIIGIAAVIVMVSVGQGTQAEIDRQLAGLGAQKLDIGPQAQRSMGGVRMSASSFFTLTEGDAAAIREDIPEVQYVSGSLRGSNQIVYAETNWSTSWQGIQPDFLQINGWQIANGAAFEAQHFNGEKVAIIGETVRRELFGSGTGIGETVRIGRTNFTVVGTLAPKGMSGFGRDQDDVVMVPLDTARRRLMGAMGLPPGAVMDISLAVADARDLSYVQGEVESLLRQRHRIEPGNADDFQVRNVSQLVATRTQTTRQMSWLLGAVATISLIVGGIGIMNIMLVSVTERIREIGLRLAVGAGPTDVRRQFLAEAMLLSLGGGVLGIVFGVAGALLVGQYNTELPIQLNGRVITLAAAFSVATGLFFGYYPARKASQLDPIEALRQ
- a CDS encoding tetratricopeptide repeat-containing sulfotransferase family protein translates to MHPRSIEAWRRAEAAARSGAEAARAAYEGVLDQPELVVPARLRLTDLELECGAVRAATAQALAGFRVPESDPMLLLELARRLFGLGEVAAGLQCLRSPAIAAATAPGVHADAGRMLCELSFYDLARERLEQAQRLGLRTPRLAYLGGMARMYCGAIDAAEDAFEACLHLDPDFMPAARLLSTLRRQTPEHNHVDRLRAAQRRLGDAHAFAPLVHYALFKELDDLGDAEAAWVHLARGMATRRAQIGHGEDAERALFAALRRWRGAAAAEAVGEAAGPVPIFVVGMPRSGTTLLERLLAAHPQVADAGELRDFVCQLRWCCDRAGGPHPDAGLMAASEGIDPALLGRRYMEHAAWRADGRACFIDKLPSNFLVTGPIAAALPQARIIHMVRDPMDSCFSNLKALFADAYPHSYSQEEMARHYLRYRGLMAHWERAFPGRILEVRYEALVADPEAEARRVLGFCGLQWTPEVLGDRARKGMVGTASTVQVREPIHGRYLGQWRRYARHLVPLQEALARDIPE